The DNA segment TGCTTCTACCGTGATCCTGGCCGAGGCCTTTCCGGCCTCGCGCTTCATCGGCTTCGACTACCACGGCCCGTCTGTCGAAACCGCGACCCAGCGCGCCAAGGACGGCGGCGTGGCGGATCGCGCCAGCTTCATCCAGGCCAGTGCCAAGGACTACCCCGGCGACGGCTTCGACCTGATCTGCTACTTCGACTGCCTGCACGACATGGGCGACCCGGTGGGTGCCGCCAGGCACGCCTGGCAGACGCTGAAACCCGATGGCACCGTGCTGCTGGTGGAACCCTTCGCCAACGACGACCTCGACAGCAACGCAACCCCGGTCGGCCGCCTGTTCTACTCGGCCTCCACCTTCATCTGCACGCCCAACTCCCTGTCCCAGGAGGTGGGGCTCGGCCTCGGCGCCCAGGCTGGCGAGGCACGCCTGCGCAAGGTGTTCGAAGAAGCCGGGTTCACGCAGTTCCGCCGGGCCACGGAAACGCCATTCAACCTGATCCTGGAAGCACGCAAGTGAGGCACCCGGTGGGCGGCAATCCGGCCGCCCACTTCTCCTCGGGCTTGAACATCTCCAAGAAAGTCCTTGTCAGACAGACGGTAATCTCGCTATTACGCTGAATCATGACTGCCGAATCCATCCTGCAATAAATCCTTAACGTCGTAATGCCCAGATAAGAAACACCGCCTCAACCTGCGCCATGGATCACGGCGCCCCGCATTCCGCCGCGTCGGCCGACCGGCCTTCCGGCATCGTTGCAAGGAAATTCCGAATGCCCAGAAGACAAGTCATCAATGCCCAGGTCAGCCCCAAGGGCGCCCTCGACACCCTCTCCCAGCTGGAAGTGCATCAGCTCAGCGAAGCCGGTTCCGGTCGCATGTACCAGCTCTTCCGCCAGTGCGCCCTGGCCATCCTCAATACCGGCGCGCATAGCGACAACGCCAAGACCATCCTTGACGCCTACAAGGACTTCGAAGTACGCATCCACCAGCAGGACCGCGGCGTGCGCCTGGAGCTGATCAACGCCCCGGCTGACGCCTTCGTCGACGGTGAGATGATCGCCAGCACCCGCGAGATGCTGTTCAGCGCCCTGCGCGACATCGTCCACACCGAGAACGAACTGAAGAGCCGCCGCTTCGACCTGGACAGCTCGGAGGGCATCACCGACTACGTCTTCCACCTGCTGCGCAACGCCCGCACCCTGCGTGCCGGGGTGGAGCCGAAGATCGTCGTGTGCTGGGGCGGCCACTCCATCAGCACCGACGAATACAAGTACACCAAGAAGGTCGGCCACGAACTGGGCCTGCGCAGCCTGGACGTCTGCACTGGTTGCGGCCCCGGCGTGATGAAGGGCCCGATGAAGGGCGCCACCATCGGCCACGCCAAGCAGCGCACCCACGGTGGCCGCTACCTGGGCCTGACCGAGCCGGGCATCATCGCAGCCGAAGCGCCCAACCCTATCGTCAACGAGCTGGTGATCCTGCCGGATATCGAGAAGCGTCTGGAGTCCTTCGTCCGCGTTGGCCACGGCATCGTCATCTTCCCGGGCGGCGTGGGCACGGCGGAGGAGTTCCTCTACCTGCTCGGCATCCTGATGCACCCGGACAACCACGACCTGCCCTTCCCCCTGGTGCTCACCGGGCCGAAGAGTGCCGCCGCCTACCTGGAGCAGTTGCACGCCTTCGTCGGTGCCACCCTGGGCGAGGCTGCGCAGCGTCGCTACAAGATCATCATCGACAACCCGGCGGAAGTGGCCATCGAAATGGCCCAGGGCCTGAAGACGGTGAAGCAGTTCCGCCGCGAGCGCGCGGATGCCTTCCACTTCAATTGGCTGCTGAAGATCGACGAACACTTCCAACGCCCGTTCGAACCCACCCACGAGAACATGGCCAGCCTCGACCTGAGCCGCAGCCTGCCGCCACACGAACTGGCCGCCAACCTGCGCCGGGCGTTTTCCGGCATCGTGGCTGGCAACGTGAAAGACAAGGGCATTCGCCTGATCGAGCAGCACGGTCCTTATGAAATCCACGGCGATGCCGCGGTGATGCAGCCGCTGGACGAGTTGCTCCAGGCATTCGTGCGCCAGCACCGCATGAAGTTGCCGGGCGGCGCGGCCTATGTGCCCTGCTACCAGGTGGTGCAGAGCGCGGCGGCTGAGCTGGCGGGCTGAGGTCCCACAGGAACGAAATTTCGGGCCGAACACTTGTAGAAGCGAATTTATTCGCCAAGGGCGACGCAGTTGCCCCTAGCTCCATTGGGCAGGCCGTTGGCCTGCCTGGCGAATGAATTCGCCCCTACAGAAAACGCCCAGCGTGCCCCATCACAGGATTTCCGGACACAAGGGTGGATGGCGCTTTTTCATCCACCATCGGCGCAATGCCAGGCCTCGAATGGTGGACCGGTGAAGCGTGGTCCCCCTACGGCAGGAGCCCATCATTCGCCCAAGGCGTGGCACGAGGCACCACAGTCGCGGGATGGCGCTGACGGGGCTAGTCTCTCCGGGACGTTCGACAGGGGGAAAAGCGCCATGCGATCCAGCCTTGCCTCCGGCGTGACACGCCGGGAAATCTGGGCCTGGGCGATGTTCGACTTCGCCAACTCCGGCTACACCACAGTGATCATCACCGCCGTCTTCAATGCCTACTTCGTCGCCGTCGTGGCCGAAGGCAAACCCTGGGGCACCCTGGCCTGGACCAGCACCCTCGCCGTGTCCTATGCACTGGTGATCTTCACCGCGCCGCTGATCGGCGCCTATGCCGACGCTACCGCCGGCAAGAAGCGCCTGCTGCTGTTCAGCACCCTCGGCTGCGTGGTGTTTACCGCCGCGCTAGCCCTGGCCGGACCGGGCGCCCTGGCCCTGGCGGTACTCTTCGTGGTGCTGTCGAACTTCTGCTTCGGCACCGGGGAGAACCTGATCGCCGCCTTCCTCCCCGAACTCGCCCGCGACGATGCCCTGGGCCGGGTGTCCGGCTGGGGTTGGGGACTGGGCTACATTGGCGGACTGGTCAGCCTGGGCGCCTGCCTGGGGTACGTCAGCTGGGCGCAAGGCCAGGGACAAACGGCAGCGCAGTTCGTACCGGTATGCGTGATCATCACCGCGCTGCTCTTCGCCCTCGCCAGCACCCCGACCTTCCTCTACCTGAAAGAACGCAGCCAGCCGCAACCGGCCACGGCGGACGGCGCCTGGGCACGCTTCGCCCAGACCCTGCGCGAGGCGGGCCGCTTCCGCGACCTGCTGCGCTTTCTTGCCTGCACCGTCTGTTACCAGGCAGGGATTGCCGCAGTGATCAGCCTGGCGGCCATCTACGCCAATCAGGTAATGGGCTTCTCTACCCAGGACACCCTGCTGCTGATCTTCATCGTCAACATCACCGCCTCGATCGGCGCCGTGCTGTTCGGCTGGTTGCAGGACCGCATCGGCCACCGCCCCACGCTGGCGCTGACCCTGCTGGGCTGGATGGCCATGGTGGGGATGATCTGGCTGGCCAGCGGTCCGGGGCTGTTCTGGGTCGCCGCCAACATTGCCGGCCTGTGCATGGGCGCCAGCCAGTCGGCGGGACGCGCCATCGTCGGCCTGCTCGCCCCGCCCACCCGGCTGGCGGAGTTCTATGGGCTC comes from the Pseudomonas sp. TCU-HL1 genome and includes:
- a CDS encoding MFS transporter: MRSSLASGVTRREIWAWAMFDFANSGYTTVIITAVFNAYFVAVVAEGKPWGTLAWTSTLAVSYALVIFTAPLIGAYADATAGKKRLLLFSTLGCVVFTAALALAGPGALALAVLFVVLSNFCFGTGENLIAAFLPELARDDALGRVSGWGWGLGYIGGLVSLGACLGYVSWAQGQGQTAAQFVPVCVIITALLFALASTPTFLYLKERSQPQPATADGAWARFAQTLREAGRFRDLLRFLACTVCYQAGIAAVISLAAIYANQVMGFSTQDTLLLIFIVNITASIGAVLFGWLQDRIGHRPTLALTLLGWMAMVGMIWLASGPGLFWVAANIAGLCMGASQSAGRAIVGLLAPPTRLAEFYGLWGQAVKLSAILGPMTYGLASWLSGGDHRLAMLITGSYFVIGLLLLASVRLERGRRAALAG
- the ppnN gene encoding nucleotide 5'-monophosphate nucleosidase PpnN, which translates into the protein MPRRQVINAQVSPKGALDTLSQLEVHQLSEAGSGRMYQLFRQCALAILNTGAHSDNAKTILDAYKDFEVRIHQQDRGVRLELINAPADAFVDGEMIASTREMLFSALRDIVHTENELKSRRFDLDSSEGITDYVFHLLRNARTLRAGVEPKIVVCWGGHSISTDEYKYTKKVGHELGLRSLDVCTGCGPGVMKGPMKGATIGHAKQRTHGGRYLGLTEPGIIAAEAPNPIVNELVILPDIEKRLESFVRVGHGIVIFPGGVGTAEEFLYLLGILMHPDNHDLPFPLVLTGPKSAAAYLEQLHAFVGATLGEAAQRRYKIIIDNPAEVAIEMAQGLKTVKQFRRERADAFHFNWLLKIDEHFQRPFEPTHENMASLDLSRSLPPHELAANLRRAFSGIVAGNVKDKGIRLIEQHGPYEIHGDAAVMQPLDELLQAFVRQHRMKLPGGAAYVPCYQVVQSAAAELAG